A portion of the Calliphora vicina chromosome 5, idCalVici1.1, whole genome shotgun sequence genome contains these proteins:
- the Dark gene encoding uncharacterized protein Dark: protein MSFHSRSSSEVEATPYSEIISVFYKDFYNDFDFSDVKDELRRSVFTDTEFDYIAKEKGVAQIFHLIWVLCNKTDSQMNKFFDVIYNDYKWIVDKIKAEANDHSEDTALYLETVKSLQREFQSHTDYNVHRTKLFLKLRSALRKLNPKSGINSVVLLGGLGSGKKWLSIDVCSDFSVLKSMNFKIYWIDCSNCTSQQEDYRALQILMLKLNPLHKFENGSIGENVLRLKEQIKLQMKAKESRNECLLVLANVQNVKCQEAFNLDCKRLIITRNKKVSDYLSPKLNIHLTLNVGFSREEFFLLLDKYILHKYDWRKDSLDLANDMYHLSHGDPYLLSIIARNIREKKSNWNEWMKNINNFSIPDLKFIRDVEKSLLILKPDQLQLYATLAVFPYCAQIPVKLLSFLWNKTEYEAEVFVEKFHINSFVQKQILEDNDTIVCCVKYVYSSYIKNCKKMQQLIKPQELHSRIIEYYKVEENLNVRKDVDLDFDSHDGYFFRWIGYHLHGANYKHLFPRLYKDFGFLGQKMRAVGLNNTIADLRNYDVEISLGDRKYSFKKLKAFLAKMEEKIIHFPDCCLLQYALLSGDFISENALQQIEQFPRRLWLSESGQYQQWRFIFSLPDSAKIVRILDQDLCIMALANNNTYLIDLSLDSRYSRLLLMEGVNINNMQIFDNKNHVLTLDYYGNLKLWDISVEKRRILNQRRNVKANFNATIACSANQIFPKQNINDYINSWSNIQTFYLEVGDDPKYTLLVSLKTGLLKFLDWNQTSKEFEQKSYQIPHKTEINKIHSISKIKTHYMIIYYTDNGNMDAKFLKLRNTEEETKKFDWPQNAKLVYHKVCNDVVVLVFNHVVVRLSLTFYPNFDGQLEVLYESPHCIINCGKLLLENKYLMLGTAKGLIIFDIAGGIETLESSVSENISSVDNYDLDDEEFKSMIVCGCSNKNIAYIFGLRLAADQTLVWEHSSAHQTENLEHLKQLKNTRFLGRTMFDVSEEDDTLYAVDSKNRIHQICRAETKNWSIIPSSLEIKDNVIGIHCFKNSVIVAYENGDIYDLQQKRLIVRTNEIVGKDFYLKTVDDNILVASSAKEKTYVKHMTTAKEMTIIDALTKYSNMVMGNYFLIVNNFGASLFFDCEKEFTLTFGIHAHSSLAACDLKDNVLFLGFYSYAVHIYNIVKNEDGSINCHKRSEIPPLKDVQITCLTASNNAKLLAIGLDTAVVNGLRSCGDIEVFKLNDDYKPQLIYCLKSHVRPINDLKFSPLNEILVSVAEQICFWNINYVLNNPLEVGSKKRHSSRFTSQKSAEEVDFKGVTCQQQRRDRFLNLEHQLFASSESTHKAGHSNNNSINNSMEQSVGSDDLNDDSVFSSSLDKPEESSWSCLTGPCDKPELLSCLKLDGNEAKKIVANKNFNQFYTIDDEGVYYNLQRIKPAIPAAADDIDMPDSSSSSINLEYLDVHRLSVASSTMSGTDVVDTANT, encoded by the exons ATGAGTTTTCATAGTCGTAGTTCTAGTGAGGTGGAGGCCACACCATATAGCGAAATAATATCAGTATTTTATAAGGATTTCTATAATGATTTCGATTTCAGTGATGTCAAAGATGAATTACGACGCAGTGTATTCACCGACACCGAATTTGATTACATAGCTAAAGAG AAAGGTGTTGctcaaatttttcatttaatatggGTTTTATGTAACAAGACGGATAgtcaaatgaataaatttttcgaCGTCATATACAACGACTACAAATGGATTGTGGATAAAATTAAAGCCGAAGCTAATGATCATAGTGAGGATACTGCATTGTATTTGGAAACAGTTAAATCATTGCAAAGAGAGTTTCAAAGTCATACCGATTACAATGTTCATCGTACGAAGCTG TTCTTAAAATTACGCTCAGCTTTACGTAAACTCAATCCCAAATCAGGCATTAACAGTGTCGTGCTCTTGGGCGGCTTGGGCAGTGGCAAAAAATGGCTTTCAATAGATGTCTGTTCGGATTTCAGTGTACTAAAAAGcatgaatttcaaaatatattggaTTGATTGCTCGAACTGTACATCACAGCAGGAAGATTACAGGGCACTACAAATACTGATGCTTAAATTAAATCCTCTGCACAAGTTCGAGAATGGTAGCATTGGAGAGAACGTACTCCGCTTAAAGGAGCAAATAAAACTTCAAATGAAAGCGAAAGAAAGCCGAAACGAATGTCTGCTGGTCTTGGCCAATGTGCAAAATGTTAAATGTCAGGAGGCCTTTAATTTGGACTGTAAGCGTTTGATTATAACGCGCAACAAAAAAGTCAGTGACTACTTGTCGCCCAAACTCAATATACATCTAACACTCAATGTGGGTTTTAGTAGAGAGGAATTCTTTTTGTTGCTTGataaatacattttacataaatatgactggcgcaaagacAGTTTAGATTTGGCCAATGATATGTATCATTTGAGCCATGGCGATCCGTATTTGTTGAGTATAATAGCAAGAAATATACGAGAGAAAAAATCAAACTGGAATGAATGGATGAagaatatcaataattttag TATACCAGACTTGAAATTTATACGTGACGTTGAAAAATCATTGCTGATTTTAAAACCTGATCAATTGCAATTGTATGCTACATTGGCTGTGTTTCCTTATTGTGCGCAAATACCAGTTAAG ttattaTCATTTTTATGGAATAAAACGGAATATGAAGCTGAGgtatttgtagaaaaatttcacattaattcgtttgtacaaaaacaaatacttgAAGACAATGACACCATAGTCTGTTGTGTTAAATATGTGTAcagttcttatataaaaaattgtaaaaaaatgcaacaactCATCAAGCCCCAAGAGCTACACAGCCGAATTATTGAATACTACAA agttgaagaaaatttaaatgtgCGCAAAGATGTCGATTTAGACTTTGATTCTCATGATGGCTACTTCTTTCGTTGGATCGGCTATCACTTGCATGGTGCCaattataaacatttgtttcctagactttataaagattttggttttttgggccAAAAAATGCGTGCTGTCGGCCTTAACAATACCATTGCCGATTTGCGTAATTATGACGTGGAGATTTCGCTGGGAGATAGGAAATATtcatttaagaaattaaaagcatTTTTGGCCAAAATGGAGGAGAAAATCATACATTTTCCGGATTGTTGTCTATTGCAGTATGCCCTGCTCTCGGGAGACTTTATCAGTGAGAATGCTTTGCAACAAATAGAGCAATTTCCGCGACGCTTGTGGTTATCTGAAAG tggtCAATACCAGCAATGGCGTTTCATCTTCAGCCTGCCAGATTCAGCAAAAATAGTGCGCATTTTGGACCAGGATCTATGCATTATGGCCTTGGCCAACAATAATACTTATTTGATAGATCTATCGCTGGATTCTAGATATAGCCGATTGCTGCTAATGGAGGGTGTTAATATTAATAACATGCAAATCTTTGACAATAAAAATCATGTGCTAACACTGGATTATTATGGCAATTTGAAATTGTGGGATATATCTGTGGAAAAAAGACGCATTTTAAATCAAAGACGTAATGTTAAGGCCAACTTTAACGCCACCATTGCATGTAGTGCCAATCAAATCTTCCCAAAACAAAATATCAACGATTACATCAATTCCTGGTCAAATATACAGACATTTTATTTGGAAGTCGGCGATGACCCGAAATATACACTGCTGGTTTCCTTGAAAACGGGTCTGCTAAAGTTTTTGGATTGGAATCAAACAAGCAAAGAGTTTGAACAGAAATCTTATCAAATACCTCATAAAacggaaataaataaaatccataGCATTAGCAAAATAAAAACCCACTACATGATCATCTATTACACAGACAATGGCAATATGGAtgctaaatttttaaagttgCGCAATACGGaagaggaaacaaaaaaattcgattggcCGCAAAATGCCAAACTAGTGTATCACAAAGTTTGTAATGATGTTGTAGTGCTGGTATTCAATCATGTGGTCGTACGTTTATCATTAACCTTTTATCCCAATTTCGATGGCCAACTTGAGGTGCTGTACGAGAGTCCGCATTGCATTATCAATTGCGGCAAATTGTTATTGGAGAATAAATACTTAATGCTGGGCACCGCAAAAGGTCTTATTATTTTCGATATAGCCGGCGGCATTGAAACTTTGGAAAGTAGTGTTAGTGAGAATATTAGCTCGGTGGATAATTACGATTTGGATGATGAGGAGTTCAAATCCATGATTGTCTGTGGCTGtagtaacaaaaatattgcataTATTTTTGGTTTACGTTTGGCTGCAGACCAGACCTTGGTTTGGGAGCACAGTTCGGCTCATCAGACCGAAAATTTGGAGCATTTGAAACAGCTAAAGAATACCAGATTCTTGGGTCGCACAATGTTCGATGTAAGCGAGGAGGATGATACTTTGTATGCGGTGGATTCGAAGAATAGG ATCCATCAAATCTGTCGTGCTGAAACTAAAAATTGGTCTATAATACCCTCATCACTGGAAATAAAAGATAATGTCATTGGCATACATTGTTTTAAGAATTCCGTTATTGTGGCTTACGAAAATGGCGATATTTATGATCTACAGCAAAAACGTTTGATTGTCCGGACAAACGAAATCGTAGGCAAAGATTTCTACCTCAAAACAGTCGATGACAATATATTGGTGGCATCATCGGCCAAAGAGAAGACCTATGTGAAACATATGACAACTGCTAAGGAAATGACCATAATAGACGCACTAACGAAATATTCCAATATGGTAATGGGAAATTATTTTCTCattgttaataattttggtGCTTCGTTG TTTTTTGATTGTGAAAAAGAATTTACATTAACATTCGGCATTCATGCTCACAGTTCGTTGGCAGCTTGTGATTTGAAAGATAATGTGCTATTTTTAGGATTTTACAGTTATGCGGTGCAt ATTTATAACATTGTAAAGAATGAAGATGGCTCAATCAATTGTCATAAACGCTCTGAAATACCACCACTTAAGGATGTGCAAATAACTTGCCTAACTGCCTCGAATAATGCAAAACTTTTGGCCATTGGTCTCGACACTGCTGTGGTTAATGGTTTGCGTTCATGTGGCGATATTGAGGTGTTTAAACTGAACGATGACTACAAGCCACAATTGATATACTGTCTGAAATCGCATGTCAGACCCATAAATGATTTAAAGTTTTCGCCATTAAATGAGATACTGGTCAGTGTTGCGGAACAGATATGCTTTTGGAACATCAACTATGTACTCAATAATCCGCTGGAGGTGGGCAGTAAAAAGAGACACAGTTCACGTTTTACCTCGCAAAAAAGTGCCGAGGAAGTGGATTTTAAAGGAGTGACATGTCAACAGCAGAGAAGAGATCGTTTCTTAAATCTGGAACACCAACTGTTTGCCTCATCTGAATCCACCCACAAAGCTGGCCatagtaataataatagcaTTAACAATAGCATGGAACAATCTGTTGGTTCCGATGATCTAAATGATGATAGTGTCTTTAGCAGTAGTTTAGATAAACCAGAAGAAAGCAGCTGGTCTTGTCTAACAGGTCCATGCGATAAGCCAGAATTATTGTCTTGCTTAAAACTGGATGGCAATGAGGCCAAAAAAATTGTTGCCAATAAAAACTTCAATCAATTCTATACCATTGACGACGAGGGAGTCTACTATAATCTTCAGCGTATAAAACCTGCCATACCAGCTGCAGCTGATGACATTGATATGCCCGACAGTTCTTCCTCCTCCataaatttagaatatttagatGTTCATCGTTTGTCCGTAGCCTCCTCCACTATGTCTGGCACAGATGTTGTGGACACTGCCAATACATGA